A genomic segment from Spongiibacter sp. IMCC21906 encodes:
- a CDS encoding sodium:alanine symporter family protein codes for MTIAAELETLANQFADFMWSTPTVILLVGGGLFLSIYSRLQCFRYFTHAVAILRGKFDNKNDPGQISHAQALSTALSGTLGLGNIAGVAIAISTGGPGAVFWMWATALIGVTTKFYTASLAVMYRGHDSEGVLQGGPMYVVREGLGKHWYPLAVLFAVAGMLGTLPVFQANQFLELLRHSFVSPEIGSDSNTVFYFNLVGSLVLATLVALVVAGKIQRIGKLTVRLVPAMVLLYLAVTAVAIFENLDAVPGVFALIISDAFSGQAVAGGLIGSMIMVGVRRGAFSNEAGIGTESMAHGAAKTDQPIREGLVAMTGPVIDTLIVCTCTALIILLTGVWQDAEGIAGVSLTADAFGLLFPSIGSNILLLMVALLSFSTIVSFWFYGAKCAGFLFGAHNQKYYTPLYISLIVIGGLVSLNLVNGLIIGMYAVMALPTMMSTLLLAPKVNQASKAYFRQLKQQL; via the coding sequence ATGACGATTGCCGCCGAGCTGGAAACCCTCGCCAACCAATTTGCCGACTTTATGTGGAGTACTCCCACGGTCATCTTGCTGGTGGGCGGCGGACTGTTCCTCAGCATTTATTCTCGCCTGCAGTGTTTCCGCTACTTTACCCATGCCGTGGCCATTCTCCGGGGCAAATTCGATAACAAAAACGATCCTGGCCAAATCTCCCACGCCCAAGCTTTATCAACGGCACTCTCTGGCACCCTTGGCCTTGGCAATATTGCTGGCGTCGCCATTGCCATTAGCACCGGTGGGCCCGGTGCCGTTTTCTGGATGTGGGCGACTGCACTCATTGGCGTCACCACAAAATTTTACACTGCCTCTCTCGCGGTTATGTATCGCGGCCACGACTCCGAGGGCGTATTACAAGGCGGGCCGATGTATGTGGTTCGCGAAGGCCTGGGGAAACACTGGTATCCGCTGGCGGTCTTATTTGCGGTGGCGGGCATGCTCGGCACCCTACCGGTTTTTCAGGCCAATCAATTTTTAGAATTACTTCGCCACAGCTTTGTCAGCCCTGAGATCGGCAGCGACAGCAACACGGTTTTTTATTTTAACCTAGTCGGCAGCCTCGTCCTGGCAACACTGGTGGCACTGGTCGTGGCCGGAAAAATCCAGCGTATTGGTAAGCTAACCGTACGCCTGGTCCCCGCGATGGTTCTGCTCTACCTTGCGGTTACGGCCGTTGCGATTTTTGAAAACCTCGACGCTGTGCCCGGCGTATTCGCACTGATCATTTCTGATGCGTTTTCTGGGCAGGCGGTAGCAGGTGGCTTAATCGGCAGCATGATTATGGTAGGGGTGCGTCGCGGCGCCTTCTCTAATGAGGCTGGTATTGGCACCGAGTCCATGGCCCACGGCGCAGCCAAAACCGATCAACCCATTCGAGAAGGCCTGGTTGCGATGACCGGCCCCGTCATTGACACCTTAATCGTATGCACTTGCACCGCACTGATCATTTTATTAACCGGGGTCTGGCAAGACGCCGAGGGCATTGCCGGGGTCTCTCTCACCGCCGACGCATTTGGCTTATTATTTCCCAGCATTGGCAGTAACATTCTGTTACTGATGGTGGCTCTGCTTAGCTTTAGCACCATTGTTTCGTTCTGGTTTTACGGTGCCAAGTGCGCGGGTTTCTTGTTTGGCGCCCACAATCAAAAATATTACACCCCGCTCTATATCAGCTTAATTGTGATTGGCGGCTTGGTGTCTCTCAATTTGGTTAATGGCTTAATCATTGGCATGTATGCGGTGATGGCGTTGCCCACCATGATGTCAACACTGCTATTAGCACCCAAGGTTAACCAAGCGAGCAAGGCCTACTTCCGGCAATTAAAACAACAGCTTTAA
- the hemJ gene encoding protoporphyrinogen oxidase HemJ has protein sequence MLWLKALHIIAVICWFAALFYLPRLFVYHASAEDDISKERFKTMERKLYRGIGNPSMIATLIFGIWMVALNPQYYLAAGWFHAKIALVVLLIAYHHLCLRFLKQFANDSNKHGHVFYRWFNEAPVLLLIAVVILVVVKPF, from the coding sequence ATGCTTTGGCTTAAAGCACTGCACATCATTGCCGTTATCTGCTGGTTCGCCGCATTGTTTTATCTGCCGCGTTTGTTTGTCTACCACGCCAGCGCTGAAGACGACATTAGCAAAGAACGCTTTAAAACTATGGAGCGAAAACTCTATCGGGGCATTGGCAACCCGTCCATGATCGCCACCTTGATTTTTGGTATATGGATGGTCGCGCTAAACCCCCAATACTATCTCGCGGCAGGTTGGTTTCATGCCAAAATTGCGCTGGTGGTTTTACTGATCGCTTATCACCACCTCTGCCTGCGGTTTCTAAAGCAATTTGCCAATGACAGTAACAAACACGGTCATGTGTTTTATCGCTGGTTTAATGAAGCTCCGGTATTGCTACTGATTGCTGTGGTTATTTTGGTCGTGGTGAAACCCTTTTAG
- a CDS encoding chloride channel protein, with the protein MSPKTRSRAKRQLRLWWLLSHRHTRRQLGTIEDWKTRLVFWVGALSVGLVIQGFAWLSEESFEVFRHTFDRYPWHFLWITPLGLAAIVWVMNKGGKASKGSGIPQVLLVHKQSYHWLRGSFLSLRVATLKVLLTCAGLLVGATVGREGPSVHVGAALMYKLGTWAKLKQRQVESGLIVAGGAAGVSAAFNAPLAGIVFAIEELQQSMEARSSGTLILAIILSGVVVLAFAGHYSYFGVPYVEAMSFRHYPYLIGTSLFCGLLGGLFSFFLVQSNRAIAPWVAKAPLRVALVIGFILAAMGIASGGLTMGSGYMEAKDLLAGESAGSWYTAFGKILATMLTYLSGIPGGIFSPSLASGAELGAAIGSVFDTVPGTPLILVGMASYFAGVVQRPITAFVIVLELTGNNHDILPALMVSALTGSVISKLVMPQPIYHILARDLLKGWEAMMKPVDAEEASLGREEGTLETSGPQLNEKDK; encoded by the coding sequence ATGAGTCCAAAAACACGTTCCCGTGCAAAGCGTCAGCTTCGACTTTGGTGGCTTTTAAGTCATCGTCATACTCGACGCCAACTCGGCACCATTGAAGACTGGAAAACCCGGCTGGTTTTTTGGGTGGGCGCGTTAAGCGTGGGCTTGGTTATTCAAGGTTTTGCCTGGTTGTCAGAAGAAAGCTTCGAGGTTTTTCGTCATACCTTTGATCGCTATCCTTGGCATTTTCTGTGGATTACCCCGTTGGGGCTGGCGGCCATTGTCTGGGTGATGAACAAGGGAGGGAAAGCCTCTAAGGGCAGTGGTATCCCGCAGGTATTACTGGTTCACAAGCAAAGCTATCATTGGCTGAGGGGTTCATTCTTATCGCTGCGGGTAGCAACCTTAAAAGTTTTGCTTACCTGCGCGGGACTGCTGGTGGGGGCCACCGTAGGTCGAGAAGGCCCCAGTGTTCACGTTGGCGCAGCGCTAATGTACAAGCTGGGCACCTGGGCCAAGTTAAAGCAGCGCCAAGTTGAAAGCGGCTTGATTGTCGCCGGGGGGGCGGCGGGGGTGTCGGCGGCCTTTAATGCCCCTCTTGCCGGAATTGTGTTTGCTATTGAAGAGTTGCAGCAATCTATGGAGGCTCGCAGCTCGGGTACGCTTATTTTAGCGATCATTCTTTCGGGGGTGGTGGTGTTGGCCTTTGCTGGGCATTACAGCTATTTTGGGGTGCCTTATGTAGAGGCGATGAGCTTTCGTCACTATCCTTATCTGATTGGCACCAGCCTATTTTGTGGCTTACTTGGCGGCTTGTTTAGCTTTTTTCTCGTGCAGAGTAATCGTGCAATTGCACCGTGGGTGGCGAAGGCGCCATTGCGGGTTGCCTTGGTGATAGGTTTCATTTTGGCGGCAATGGGCATTGCGTCTGGCGGTTTGACCATGGGCAGTGGTTACATGGAGGCTAAAGATCTGCTTGCAGGAGAGTCTGCTGGCAGTTGGTATACGGCTTTTGGCAAAATACTGGCAACAATGCTGACGTATTTAAGTGGCATTCCCGGCGGGATATTTTCTCCTAGTTTGGCCTCGGGAGCGGAATTGGGGGCGGCAATCGGTTCTGTTTTTGACACGGTACCTGGCACACCGTTGATTTTGGTTGGAATGGCGAGTTACTTTGCTGGCGTTGTCCAGCGCCCGATTACGGCCTTTGTGATAGTGTTGGAGCTAACTGGGAATAACCACGATATTTTGCCCGCGTTGATGGTCAGCGCCTTAACGGGATCGGTGATTTCCAAGCTGGTCATGCCTCAGCCGATCTATCATATTTTGGCTCGAGATTTGTTAAAGGGCTGGGAGGCAATGATGAAGCCAGTTGACGCTGAAGAAGCCTCGCTAGGGCGGGAAGAGGGAACGCTAGAAACCAGCGGTCCCCAGCTTAACGAGAAAGATAAGTGA
- the argC gene encoding N-acetyl-gamma-glutamyl-phosphate reductase, with protein sequence MLKVGIVGGTGYTGAELLRLIASHPDAEVAMITSRAEDGVPVDELFPSLRGFSDLRFTVPDVAALATCDVVFFATPHNVAMNMVPELLAAGCRVIDLSADFRIRDAGLWSKWYNEEHLCPEILEQAVYGLPEVNAAKIVDAKLIACPGCYPTAIELGYLPLLEKQLVDNQRLIASAVTGVSGAGRQAKVDNLFSELSESFKAYGVSGHRHLPEIEQELSVAAGESVSLTFTPHLLPQVRGIHGTLYSELLDPAVSLEELQAIFEARYANAPFVDVMPLGSMPQTRTVRGSNMCRIALHRPQDRNTLVVLSAIDNLVKGAAGQAIQNMNIMFGLDETAGLQGVSLLP encoded by the coding sequence GTGTTAAAAGTTGGAATCGTTGGTGGCACAGGGTATACCGGCGCAGAGTTGTTGCGGTTAATCGCGAGCCACCCCGATGCGGAAGTGGCCATGATTACCTCCCGTGCCGAAGATGGTGTGCCTGTAGATGAGTTGTTTCCCAGTTTGCGGGGCTTTTCGGATTTGCGTTTTACTGTTCCTGACGTCGCTGCGCTGGCGACCTGCGATGTGGTGTTTTTTGCTACTCCTCATAATGTCGCCATGAACATGGTGCCAGAGTTGCTGGCGGCGGGTTGTCGGGTAATCGATTTGTCTGCGGATTTCCGTATCCGCGATGCGGGTCTGTGGTCTAAATGGTACAACGAAGAACATCTTTGTCCCGAGATTTTGGAGCAGGCTGTCTATGGTTTGCCCGAAGTGAATGCGGCAAAAATTGTCGATGCCAAGTTAATTGCCTGCCCGGGTTGTTACCCCACGGCGATTGAGTTGGGCTATCTCCCCTTGCTAGAGAAGCAGCTGGTTGATAACCAGCGTTTGATTGCCAGTGCGGTCACTGGGGTGAGCGGTGCTGGTCGCCAAGCTAAAGTTGATAACCTGTTTTCTGAGTTGTCAGAAAGTTTTAAGGCTTACGGCGTTAGTGGCCATCGTCATTTGCCTGAAATTGAGCAGGAGTTAAGCGTGGCAGCAGGAGAGTCGGTGTCGTTAACCTTTACTCCCCATTTGTTGCCTCAGGTGAGAGGCATTCATGGGACCTTGTATTCTGAATTACTTGATCCTGCCGTAAGTCTTGAAGAACTGCAGGCTATATTTGAAGCACGTTATGCTAATGCGCCATTTGTGGATGTGATGCCGCTGGGGAGTATGCCCCAGACCCGGACAGTACGCGGCTCCAATATGTGTCGAATCGCCTTGCATCGTCCCCAGGATCGCAACACCCTGGTGGTGCTGTCTGCCATTGACAATCTGGTGAAGGGCGCGGCGGGCCAGGCCATTCAAAACATGAATATTATGTTTGGTCTTGATGAAACCGCCGGACTTCAAGGTGTTTCACTGCTCCCGTAG